In a single window of the Saccharothrix australiensis genome:
- a CDS encoding acyltransferase domain-containing protein, whose protein sequence is MDAPPPPTPPVALLLPGQGAQQQRMGAGLYGADPAFTAAMDEVFSAFGDFGVALRADWLAEDPMEPVDVPTRSQPLLFALGYALGRMVLSWGVRPAALLGHSIGEVAAAALAGVFDPADAAALLRLRLDQLADAPEGGMFAVAAGEEDVRPFLGGGVVVGAVNGRRQVVLAGPAAPLALAVERLRAAGLTGTPVPSTLPFHSPALAYSVPGFTEAARRVRLRPPRLTVYSGYTAAPLGVEATDPAFWASHPVAPVRFWPALDALLATGDHLLVEAGPGLGLVTLARRHRSVRPGGSAVAALLPARAGDPAADRAAARAVADLVTAGRARVPSLRRNSR, encoded by the coding sequence ATGGACGCGCCCCCGCCGCCCACACCGCCCGTCGCCCTGCTGCTGCCGGGGCAGGGCGCGCAGCAACAGCGGATGGGCGCCGGCCTCTACGGCGCCGACCCCGCGTTCACCGCCGCCATGGACGAGGTGTTCAGCGCGTTCGGCGACTTCGGCGTCGCGTTGCGCGCCGACTGGCTGGCCGAGGACCCGATGGAGCCCGTCGACGTGCCCACGCGCTCGCAGCCGCTGCTGTTCGCCCTCGGCTACGCGCTCGGCCGCATGGTGCTGTCGTGGGGCGTGCGCCCGGCGGCGCTGCTCGGGCACAGCATCGGCGAGGTCGCCGCGGCGGCGCTGGCCGGCGTGTTCGACCCGGCCGACGCGGCGGCGCTGCTGCGGCTGCGGCTGGACCAGCTCGCCGACGCGCCGGAGGGCGGCATGTTCGCGGTCGCGGCGGGCGAGGAGGACGTGCGGCCGTTCCTCGGCGGCGGCGTGGTCGTCGGCGCGGTCAACGGTCGGCGGCAGGTCGTGCTCGCGGGCCCGGCCGCGCCCTTGGCGCTGGCCGTGGAGCGGCTGCGCGCGGCCGGTCTCACCGGCACGCCGGTCCCGTCGACCCTCCCGTTCCACTCGCCCGCCCTGGCCTACAGCGTGCCCGGCTTCACCGAGGCCGCGCGGCGCGTCCGGCTGCGCCCGCCGCGGTTGACCGTGTACTCCGGCTACACCGCCGCGCCGCTCGGCGTCGAGGCGACCGACCCGGCGTTCTGGGCGTCGCACCCGGTGGCGCCGGTGCGGTTCTGGCCCGCGCTGGACGCGCTGCTCGCGACCGGCGACCACCTGCTCGTCGAGGCGGGGCCGGGGCTCGGCCTCGTCACCCTGGCCCGGCGGCACCGGTCGGTGCGCCCCGGCGGCAGCGCCGTGGCCGCGCTGCTGCCCGCGCGCGCGGGCGACCCGGCCGCCGACCGCGCCGCCGCCCGCGCGGTGGCCGACCTCGTCACCGCGGGCCGAGCCCGCGTCCCGTCCCTCCGGAGGAACTCGCGATGA
- a CDS encoding FAD-dependent monooxygenase has protein sequence MSDVDVVIAGGGPVGLMLAGELGLAGVGALVLERAAERDEHSRAWGLHPRTAETLDRRGLLAGLLHERATWPKMPFAGMWPLLDLSAMRDCDHPYLVNVPQTRVEEVLAARAARVGAEVRRGHEVTGLAQHDDGVDVEVAGPGGAYRVRGRFLVGCDGGRSAVRKLAGIGFPGSDATVAGMLCDCTLPTMRQERRGITRTGRGTVNLNPRPNGQVRVVVTEFDRPHADRDAPVALPEFAAAVTRVLGRELRIEEPTWFTRFGDTCRQADRYRAGRVLLAGDAAHVHFPYGGLGLNLGLQDAVNLGWKLAAEVAGHAPAGLLDTYQAERYPVAEGVLDYSRTQLALLHPHRNVTALRGLVQRLLEFPEVNRFLAELVTGVALRLDLGEEGAHPLVGALATDLRLESADGHTTLVELLRAGTGVLVDFTQSGAHAETARPWEPRVQVRVARADAPPAAALLVRPDGYVAWAATDGRSDGPRAALERWFGT, from the coding sequence GTGAGCGACGTCGACGTCGTGATCGCGGGCGGCGGGCCGGTCGGCCTGATGCTCGCCGGGGAGCTGGGGCTCGCCGGGGTGGGCGCGCTCGTGCTGGAACGCGCGGCCGAGCGCGACGAGCACTCGCGGGCGTGGGGCCTGCACCCGCGGACCGCGGAGACCCTCGACCGGCGCGGCCTGCTCGCCGGGTTGCTGCACGAGCGCGCCACCTGGCCGAAGATGCCCTTCGCCGGGATGTGGCCGCTGCTGGACCTCTCGGCCATGCGCGACTGCGACCACCCGTACCTGGTCAACGTCCCGCAGACCAGGGTCGAGGAGGTGCTGGCGGCGCGAGCGGCCCGAGTGGGCGCGGAGGTGCGGCGCGGGCACGAGGTGACCGGGCTGGCCCAGCACGACGACGGCGTCGACGTCGAGGTCGCCGGCCCCGGCGGCGCCTACCGCGTGCGCGGGCGCTTCCTGGTCGGGTGCGACGGCGGGCGCAGCGCGGTCCGCAAGCTCGCGGGCATCGGGTTCCCCGGCAGCGACGCCACGGTGGCGGGGATGTTGTGCGACTGCACGCTGCCGACCATGCGGCAGGAGCGGCGGGGCATCACGCGGACCGGGCGCGGGACCGTGAACCTCAACCCGCGGCCCAACGGCCAGGTCCGGGTCGTGGTCACCGAGTTCGACCGACCGCACGCCGACCGGGACGCACCGGTGGCGCTGCCCGAGTTCGCGGCGGCCGTGACCCGGGTGCTGGGCCGCGAGCTGCGCATCGAGGAGCCGACCTGGTTCACGCGCTTCGGCGACACCTGCCGGCAGGCCGATCGCTACCGCGCGGGCCGGGTGCTCCTGGCGGGGGACGCCGCGCACGTCCACTTCCCGTACGGCGGGCTCGGGCTGAACCTCGGCCTCCAGGACGCGGTGAACCTGGGGTGGAAGCTCGCCGCCGAGGTGGCCGGGCACGCGCCCGCCGGCCTGCTCGACACCTACCAGGCCGAGCGGTACCCGGTCGCCGAGGGCGTGCTCGACTACAGCCGCACCCAGCTGGCGCTGCTGCACCCGCACCGCAACGTCACCGCGCTGCGCGGACTGGTGCAGCGGCTGCTGGAGTTCCCCGAGGTCAACAGGTTCCTCGCGGAACTGGTCACCGGGGTGGCGCTGCGGCTGGACCTCGGCGAGGAGGGCGCGCACCCGCTGGTCGGCGCGCTCGCGACCGACCTGCGGCTCGAATCGGCCGATGGCCACACGACCCTGGTCGAGTTGCTGCGCGCGGGCACCGGGGTACTGGTGGACTTCACGCAGAGCGGCGCGCACGCCGAGACGGCACGGCCCTGGGAGCCGCGCGTCCAGGTGCGCGTGGCCCGCGCGGACGCACCGCCGGCGGCGGCGCTGCTGGTCCGGCCGGACGGGTACGTCGCGTGGGCCGCCACCGACGGGCGCTCCGACGGGCCGCGCGCGGCTTTGGAGCGGTGGTTCGGGACCTGA
- a CDS encoding non-ribosomal peptide synthetase, producing MDATITAATAREEALWLLEQLLPGRGVNNLAVVFAVDGRLDRVALTAAVNHLLRRHPALRTVFVAGPGRLERQVLPADLVELHPRSLPAHDGPVPDALAAFVARPFTLDGRPLVRAGVLSRADGDVFCLVVHHLVFDTVSGDVVLGELAAAYQAFAAGEAPAAGEVPAPAPREPSEAGLAFWRGLLAGFRPPESGLWCGRAPGPVPTADGGARTRELSAAAVRAVRELTALLRTPEAAVLLAAYHVLLAAHGAGDDQVIGTPAGVRPPGCAGVVGYYVNVLPVRVAAEPADGFRAFARRCRDTFLEALAHTDVPAERMAAELPRDRDPWRAPLVRHLFNYLPGLGFAEFDLAGMPARPVLVENGCSRYDLEFFVTSADDRLRVRAVHRADALDAEDVDRLLARFEALLVALAADPDRPLGEVTAWSPADHAVIGAANDTARPVEPATVVEAVAARVAATPDAVAVEEGDRTTSYAGLWHAATGTRDLLRAAGVRPGDVVALAAPRGAALAAAALGVLRAGATYLPLDPDHPPARLRYQLEDSRARAVLTAGAVAVPDAVTALTVPEPPAHAAGAGSEHPPEPGSCAFLVYTSGSTGKPKASLLTHRGLANVVAHFADELGARPGEGTLWLTTFTFDISSLELFLPLTTGGRLVVAPDRARVRAADLLDVVVRRRVGVIQATPTTWRVVAADLRGELAGRRLLSGGEPLPPALAARLVRAGAEVRNAYAPSETTIYSTCRRIGADGDVDIGRPIANTRVFVADPAGRPLPVGVTGELCIAGDGVALGYHDRPRLTAERFGRRPGFGRFYRTSDLGRWRPDGTLELRGRADRQLKLRGVRVEPGEVEAVLAAHPDVRAAAVVPAGDPGADGVLVAFVETESEADPAEALWRHASAELPPAAVPAEFRRVAALPVNPNGKVDYRALDALLAEGRAGHAGPAVEPAPADPVVARLLGFWREALDRDDVTASTNFFAHGGHSLLGARLLQRVEEELGVELSLADLFAHPTPAALAERLR from the coding sequence GTGGACGCGACGATCACGGCGGCGACCGCCCGCGAGGAGGCGCTGTGGCTGCTGGAGCAGCTTTTGCCCGGGCGTGGCGTCAACAACCTCGCCGTGGTGTTCGCCGTGGACGGGCGGCTCGACCGGGTCGCGCTGACGGCGGCGGTGAACCACCTGCTGCGCAGGCACCCGGCGTTGCGCACCGTCTTCGTGGCGGGCCCCGGCCGGCTCGAACGCCAGGTGCTGCCCGCCGACCTGGTCGAGCTGCACCCGCGATCGCTGCCCGCGCACGACGGGCCGGTGCCGGACGCGCTGGCCGCGTTCGTGGCGCGCCCGTTCACCCTGGACGGACGGCCGCTCGTCCGCGCGGGGGTGCTGAGCCGCGCCGACGGCGACGTGTTCTGCCTGGTGGTCCACCACCTGGTGTTCGACACCGTGTCCGGTGACGTGGTGCTCGGCGAGCTGGCCGCCGCCTACCAGGCGTTCGCCGCCGGCGAGGCGCCCGCCGCCGGCGAGGTGCCCGCCCCTGCGCCGCGGGAGCCCTCCGAGGCGGGGCTGGCGTTCTGGCGGGGCCTGCTCGCCGGGTTCCGCCCGCCGGAGTCCGGTTTGTGGTGCGGCCGAGCGCCGGGGCCCGTGCCGACGGCGGACGGCGGCGCGCGGACCCGCGAGCTGTCCGCGGCGGCGGTCCGGGCGGTCCGGGAGCTGACCGCGCTGCTGCGCACGCCCGAGGCGGCCGTCCTGCTCGCCGCCTACCACGTGCTGCTCGCCGCGCACGGCGCGGGCGACGACCAGGTCATCGGCACCCCGGCCGGGGTGCGACCGCCGGGGTGCGCCGGCGTCGTCGGCTACTACGTCAACGTCCTGCCCGTGCGGGTCGCGGCCGAACCGGCCGACGGGTTCCGCGCGTTCGCCCGCCGCTGCCGGGACACGTTCCTCGAAGCGCTCGCGCACACCGACGTGCCCGCCGAGCGGATGGCGGCCGAGCTGCCCCGCGACCGCGACCCGTGGCGCGCCCCGCTGGTCCGCCACCTGTTCAACTACCTGCCCGGTCTCGGGTTCGCGGAGTTCGACCTGGCCGGGATGCCCGCCCGGCCGGTGCTCGTGGAGAACGGGTGCAGCCGCTACGACCTGGAGTTCTTCGTGACGAGCGCGGACGACCGCCTGCGCGTGCGGGCCGTGCACCGCGCCGACGCCCTCGACGCGGAGGACGTCGACCGGCTGCTGGCGCGGTTCGAGGCCCTGCTGGTCGCGCTCGCCGCCGACCCGGACCGGCCGCTGGGCGAGGTCACCGCGTGGTCGCCCGCCGACCACGCGGTGATCGGCGCGGCCAACGACACCGCCCGGCCGGTCGAGCCGGCCACCGTCGTCGAGGCGGTCGCCGCGCGCGTCGCCGCGACGCCGGACGCCGTCGCCGTCGAGGAGGGCGACCGGACCACCAGTTACGCCGGCCTCTGGCACGCGGCGACCGGGACGCGCGACCTGCTCAGGGCCGCCGGTGTCCGGCCGGGGGACGTCGTGGCCCTCGCCGCGCCCCGCGGCGCGGCGCTGGCCGCCGCCGCGCTCGGCGTCCTGCGCGCGGGCGCGACGTACCTCCCGCTCGACCCGGACCACCCGCCGGCCCGCCTGCGGTACCAGTTGGAGGACTCCCGCGCCCGCGCGGTGCTCACCGCGGGCGCGGTGGCCGTGCCGGACGCGGTCACCGCGCTCACCGTGCCGGAGCCGCCCGCGCACGCCGCCGGAGCCGGGTCGGAACACCCGCCCGAGCCGGGCTCGTGCGCGTTCCTGGTCTACACCTCCGGGTCGACCGGGAAGCCGAAGGCGAGCCTGCTGACCCACCGGGGGCTGGCCAACGTCGTCGCGCACTTCGCCGACGAGCTGGGGGCGCGGCCCGGCGAGGGCACGCTGTGGCTGACCACGTTCACCTTCGACATCTCCAGCCTGGAGCTGTTCCTCCCGCTCACCACCGGCGGCCGGCTCGTCGTCGCACCCGACCGGGCACGGGTCCGCGCCGCGGACCTGCTCGACGTCGTGGTGCGCCGGCGCGTGGGCGTCATCCAGGCCACCCCGACCACCTGGCGGGTCGTCGCCGCCGACCTGCGGGGCGAACTGGCCGGTCGCCGGCTGCTCAGCGGCGGCGAGCCGCTCCCGCCGGCGCTGGCCGCGCGCCTGGTCCGGGCAGGCGCCGAGGTCCGCAACGCCTACGCGCCCAGCGAGACCACCATCTACTCGACCTGCCGCCGGATCGGCGCGGACGGCGACGTCGACATCGGCCGCCCGATCGCGAACACGCGCGTGTTCGTCGCCGACCCGGCCGGCCGCCCGCTGCCGGTCGGCGTGACGGGTGAGCTGTGCATCGCGGGCGACGGCGTCGCGCTCGGCTACCACGACCGGCCCCGGCTCACCGCCGAGCGCTTCGGCCGCCGGCCGGGGTTCGGCCGCTTCTACCGGACCAGCGACCTCGGGCGCTGGCGTCCCGACGGCACGCTGGAACTGCGCGGGCGCGCCGACCGCCAGCTGAAGCTGCGCGGGGTGCGCGTCGAGCCCGGCGAGGTCGAGGCCGTCCTGGCCGCCCACCCCGACGTGCGTGCCGCGGCCGTGGTGCCCGCGGGCGACCCGGGCGCGGACGGCGTGCTGGTCGCGTTCGTGGAGACCGAATCCGAGGCCGACCCGGCCGAGGCCCTGTGGCGCCACGCCTCGGCCGAGCTGCCGCCCGCCGCGGTGCCCGCCGAGTTCCGGCGGGTCGCCGCGTTGCCGGTGAACCCCAACGGCAAGGTCGACTACCGCGCGCTCGACGCGCTGCTCGCGGAGGGGCGCGCCGGGCACGCGGGTCCGGCGGTCGAACCCGCGCCCGCCGACCCGGTGGTGGCCCGCCTGCTCGGGTTCTGGCGCGAGGCCCTGGACCGGGACGACGTCACCGCGTCGACGAACTTCTTCGCCCACGGCGGCCACTCGCTGCTCGGCGCCCGGCTGCTCCAGCGGGTCGAGGAGGAGCTGGGCGTCGAGTTGTCGCTGGCCGATCTGTTCGCCCACCCGACCCCGGCCGCGCTCGCCGAGCGCCTGCGCTGA
- a CDS encoding NDP-hexose 2,3-dehydratase family protein — MVVEATGATPVLRTVDATTSPRLVASALATDGRVTDAAAFARWLDRCREQAPWSARPIPFAALRSWHFEAGTGNLVHDSGRFFTVEGLRVSSEAGPVREWSQPIFNQPEIGVLGFLVKEFHGVLHCLVQAKVEPGNCNGVQLSPTVQATRSNYTQVHGGRSVPYLEYFRDPGARHVIADVLQSEQGSWFYRKRNRNVVVEVGPDEDVEVREGFCWLTVGQLHRLLAEEDLVNMDARTVLSCLPFAGTGLTGLFPAAADGFTASVARSMSEDEGGLHTTTELLSWITDARSADRVRTTPIPLRRVRGWRVTADAITHDDGIFFDVVAVEARIGNREVATWTQPLIRPCGLGVVAFLVKRVAGVLHVLVAARVEPGYLDEVELAPTVQCTPENYARLPPSARPPFLDDVLDAPPERIRFDTVLSEEGGRFFHARNRYLVVELPAAARLDAPAGFRWMTLHQLVGLIRHSYYVNVQARTLTACLHGLAASGPGA; from the coding sequence ATGGTCGTCGAAGCCACCGGCGCCACACCGGTGCTGCGCACGGTCGACGCCACGACGTCGCCGCGGCTGGTGGCCTCGGCCCTGGCCACCGACGGCCGGGTGACCGACGCCGCCGCGTTCGCGCGCTGGCTCGACCGGTGCCGGGAGCAGGCGCCGTGGTCGGCGCGGCCGATCCCGTTCGCCGCGCTGAGGAGCTGGCACTTCGAGGCGGGCACCGGGAACCTCGTGCACGACAGCGGCCGGTTCTTCACCGTGGAGGGGCTGCGCGTCAGCTCGGAGGCGGGCCCGGTGCGCGAGTGGTCGCAGCCGATCTTCAACCAACCCGAGATCGGTGTGCTGGGCTTCCTGGTCAAGGAGTTCCACGGCGTCCTGCACTGCCTGGTGCAGGCGAAGGTCGAGCCGGGCAACTGCAACGGCGTCCAGCTGTCACCGACGGTGCAGGCGACCCGCAGCAACTACACCCAGGTGCACGGCGGCCGGTCGGTGCCGTACCTGGAGTACTTCCGCGACCCCGGCGCGCGGCACGTGATCGCCGACGTCCTCCAGTCCGAGCAGGGGTCCTGGTTCTACCGCAAGCGCAACCGCAACGTCGTGGTCGAGGTCGGCCCGGACGAGGACGTGGAGGTGCGCGAAGGGTTCTGCTGGCTCACCGTCGGGCAGTTGCACCGCCTGCTCGCCGAGGAGGACCTGGTCAACATGGACGCGCGCACCGTGCTGTCCTGCCTGCCGTTCGCCGGGACCGGGCTCACCGGGCTGTTCCCCGCCGCGGCCGACGGGTTCACCGCGTCGGTGGCGCGCTCGATGAGCGAGGACGAGGGCGGCCTGCACACCACGACCGAACTGCTGAGCTGGATCACCGACGCGCGTTCGGCGGACCGCGTGCGGACCACGCCGATACCGCTGCGGCGGGTGCGGGGCTGGCGGGTCACCGCCGACGCGATCACCCACGACGACGGGATCTTCTTCGACGTCGTGGCCGTCGAGGCGCGGATCGGCAACCGCGAGGTCGCGACGTGGACCCAGCCGCTGATCCGCCCGTGCGGGCTGGGCGTGGTGGCGTTCCTGGTCAAGCGGGTCGCGGGCGTGCTGCACGTGCTCGTCGCCGCCCGCGTCGAACCCGGCTACCTCGACGAGGTCGAGCTGGCGCCGACGGTGCAGTGCACGCCGGAGAACTACGCGCGGCTGCCGCCCTCGGCCCGCCCGCCGTTCCTGGACGACGTGCTCGACGCGCCGCCGGAGCGCATCCGCTTCGACACCGTGCTGTCGGAGGAGGGCGGCCGGTTCTTCCACGCCCGCAACCGCTACCTCGTGGTCGAGCTGCCCGCCGCCGCGCGCTTGGACGCGCCCGCCGGCTTCCGGTGGATGACCCTGCACCAGCTCGTCGGGCTGATCCGGCACAGCTACTACGTCAACGTCCAGGCGCGCACCCTCACCGCCTGCCTGCACGGCCTGGCCGCCTCGGGACCGGGGGCGTGA
- a CDS encoding FAD-dependent monooxygenase: protein MTRTDPDIDVLVAGAGPTGLVLAHELLRRGVRVRVVDAKDAPATTSRAVATHPRTLEVYEQMGVVDAILERGQQVRAFTLFQDGGLLTRLDADYRRMPTRYPFTVCIDQVLTEEVLRDAVRRLGVEVEWGVRLEDLAQDATGVAVGLRGPSGRTATTRVPWLVGCDGGRSTVRKRLGFPLVGETSETWLIADADLDVDLPRNSIYWVRNRGLALMMAPMSGQRRWRLLDTAAADLGADPEEVARRFARELSAGLGRPVGVGTPSWVSVFTFQQRMIRRMRDHRCLVAGDAAHVHSPASGQGMNTGVQEAYNLAWKLAMVVRGQAHEAVLDTYSAERVPVGEALLRSTRTATGLIQLKNAAASRLLPVVFAVVRRVAPLRGRIQRKVLGGVSGLNLRYAPGPLVRAGGEGRGPRPGERVTNVPDAVTGGPAWAALAARLREPGWVLLLGPAATPPGALTPDWLTAWTVGPDGAGAIADPGGTLAGGLGLGPRAWLLVRPDGYVCARGDRFEAVALDRMLRDAGLVTTAPATR from the coding sequence ATGACCCGAACCGATCCCGACATCGACGTCCTGGTGGCGGGCGCCGGCCCGACCGGCCTGGTGCTCGCCCACGAGCTGCTGCGCCGCGGGGTGCGGGTGCGGGTGGTCGACGCCAAGGACGCCCCGGCCACCACCAGCCGCGCCGTCGCCACGCACCCGCGGACGCTGGAGGTCTACGAGCAGATGGGCGTCGTCGACGCGATCCTGGAGCGCGGGCAGCAGGTCCGGGCGTTCACGCTGTTCCAGGACGGCGGGCTGCTCACCCGGCTCGACGCGGACTACCGCCGGATGCCCACCCGGTACCCGTTCACCGTCTGCATCGACCAGGTGCTCACCGAGGAGGTGCTGCGGGACGCCGTGCGCCGGCTCGGTGTCGAGGTGGAGTGGGGTGTGCGGCTGGAGGACCTGGCGCAGGACGCCACGGGGGTGGCGGTCGGCCTCCGCGGTCCGTCGGGGAGGACCGCGACGACCCGGGTGCCGTGGCTGGTCGGCTGCGACGGCGGGCGCAGCACGGTCCGCAAGCGGCTCGGGTTCCCGCTGGTCGGCGAGACCAGCGAGACGTGGCTGATCGCCGACGCGGACCTCGACGTCGACCTGCCGCGCAACAGCATCTACTGGGTCCGCAACCGCGGGCTCGCGTTGATGATGGCGCCGATGAGCGGGCAGCGGCGGTGGCGGCTGCTCGACACCGCCGCCGCCGACCTCGGCGCGGACCCGGAGGAGGTGGCGCGGCGGTTCGCCCGCGAGCTGTCCGCGGGCCTGGGCCGCCCGGTCGGGGTGGGCACCCCGAGCTGGGTGTCGGTGTTCACCTTCCAGCAGCGGATGATCCGCCGGATGCGCGACCACCGCTGCCTGGTCGCGGGTGACGCCGCCCACGTCCACAGCCCGGCCTCGGGCCAGGGCATGAACACCGGGGTGCAGGAGGCGTACAACCTCGCCTGGAAGCTCGCGATGGTCGTGCGCGGCCAGGCGCACGAGGCCGTGCTGGACACCTACTCCGCCGAGCGCGTCCCGGTCGGCGAGGCGCTGCTGCGCTCGACGAGGACGGCCACCGGCCTGATCCAGCTGAAGAACGCGGCGGCCTCGCGGCTGCTGCCGGTCGTGTTCGCCGTGGTGCGGCGGGTGGCGCCGCTGCGCGGCCGGATCCAGCGCAAGGTGCTCGGCGGGGTGTCGGGCCTGAACCTGCGCTACGCGCCCGGCCCGCTGGTGCGCGCCGGCGGCGAGGGCCGCGGTCCGCGCCCCGGCGAGCGCGTCACGAACGTCCCGGACGCGGTCACCGGCGGTCCCGCCTGGGCGGCGCTCGCCGCGCGGCTGCGGGAGCCCGGCTGGGTGCTGCTGCTCGGCCCCGCGGCGACGCCTCCCGGCGCGCTCACGCCGGACTGGCTCACCGCGTGGACGGTCGGCCCGGACGGCGCCGGTGCGATCGCGGACCCCGGCGGGACCCTGGCCGGCGGGCTGGGCCTGGGACCGCGGGCGTGGCTGCTGGTCCGCCCGGACGGCTACGTGTGCGCCAGGGGCGACCGGTTCGAGGCGGTCGCGCTGGACCGGATGCTCCGGGACGCCGGGCTGGTCACCACCGCGCCCGCCACCCGCTGA
- a CDS encoding class I SAM-dependent methyltransferase, with the protein MPSRDNAVTRERLLEMMTAYKSTYLLRAAIELKVFDALANGPCDPDDVAAILRTDPRATRVLLRALAATGLLEVSGEQFTLAPGAAELLVTTSPGYGGGVVKVAASDHEWDAMRDLAEVVRRGGTLLGTGAEAPGFDYWVDFAEHLTFATKPGAEWVAELLGPWAGGREGLTVLDVGCGHGLFGFTLLGRHPGARGWCLDWPNVLEVAARHADRLGVADRVAHLPGDAFEAPLGGPYDVVLLGNVLFQFSQRRATELLRRLAGVLKPGGRVVIVSFTTGDRPPAEDHHAHLLGLLMLGWTAGGEMHSPTAYRKMLATAGLGATEAHERPGFPLRVITGERP; encoded by the coding sequence ATGCCGAGCCGAGACAACGCGGTCACCCGCGAGCGGCTGCTGGAGATGATGACCGCCTACAAGTCCACCTACCTGCTGCGCGCGGCCATCGAGCTGAAGGTGTTCGACGCGCTCGCGAACGGGCCGTGCGACCCGGACGACGTGGCGGCGATCCTCAGGACGGACCCGCGCGCCACGCGGGTGCTGCTGCGCGCGCTGGCCGCGACGGGACTGCTGGAGGTGTCCGGCGAGCAGTTCACCCTCGCGCCCGGCGCGGCGGAGTTGCTGGTCACCACGAGCCCCGGTTACGGCGGCGGCGTGGTCAAGGTCGCCGCGAGCGACCACGAGTGGGATGCGATGCGCGACCTGGCCGAGGTGGTGCGCCGAGGCGGCACGCTGCTGGGGACGGGAGCCGAGGCGCCGGGCTTCGACTACTGGGTGGACTTCGCCGAGCACCTCACGTTCGCCACCAAGCCGGGCGCCGAGTGGGTCGCCGAGCTGCTCGGCCCGTGGGCGGGCGGGAGGGAGGGGCTGACCGTCCTCGACGTCGGCTGCGGGCACGGCCTGTTCGGGTTCACCCTGCTCGGGCGGCACCCCGGTGCGCGCGGGTGGTGCCTCGACTGGCCGAACGTGCTGGAGGTCGCGGCACGCCACGCCGACCGACTCGGTGTCGCCGACCGCGTGGCGCACCTGCCCGGCGACGCCTTCGAGGCGCCGCTCGGCGGGCCGTACGACGTGGTCCTGCTCGGCAACGTGCTGTTCCAGTTCTCGCAGCGGCGGGCCACGGAGCTGCTGCGCCGGCTGGCCGGCGTGCTCAAGCCAGGCGGGCGGGTGGTGATCGTCAGCTTCACCACCGGCGACCGGCCGCCCGCCGAGGACCACCACGCGCACCTGCTCGGGCTGCTCATGCTCGGCTGGACCGCGGGCGGGGAGATGCACTCGCCGACGGCGTACCGGAAGATGCTCGCCACGGCCGGGTTGGGCGCCACCGAGGCGCACGAGCGGCCGGGGTTCCCGCTGCGCGTGATCACCGGGGAGCGGCCGTGA
- a CDS encoding nucleotide disphospho-sugar-binding domain-containing protein — MESAIMRVLFAAVPAVGHLFPLVPLAWACRAAGHEVLVASLDGAEIITGAGLPLVNVHPGLAMYDEVLGRAGGARPDLLARTRASAGADRDAFARLFAMFNARVADDFSALAEEWRPDLVVHEYLCPAAAVAAGRTGTPAVQLGIGFSPFPALRAAMAEELSGLLPDGPFAALHTVPPSMAGPGAAGEAVRPVPYDGGRALPGWLRRRPAHPRVAVTLGTVSPVMSGLDRVRRVVAAVAGLDVEVVLATGDTDLGPLGTLPPNVVAPGWVPWSALLSTSDAAIHHGGSGTTLAALAAGVPQLLLPDGSDRHLNADAVVARGAGCRAAADEITPGLITALLADEDVHVAAGEVAREIAAMPSPAGFAAGLDRRT, encoded by the coding sequence ATGGAGAGCGCCATCATGCGCGTGTTGTTCGCCGCCGTTCCCGCGGTCGGCCACCTGTTCCCGCTCGTCCCGCTCGCGTGGGCGTGCCGGGCCGCGGGCCACGAGGTGCTGGTGGCTTCCCTCGACGGGGCGGAGATCATCACCGGAGCCGGGTTGCCGCTGGTGAACGTCCACCCCGGACTGGCGATGTACGACGAGGTGCTCGGCCGGGCGGGCGGCGCGCGGCCCGACCTGCTGGCGCGCACGCGGGCGAGCGCGGGCGCGGACCGGGACGCCTTCGCGCGCCTTTTCGCGATGTTCAACGCGCGCGTCGCCGACGATTTTTCGGCACTCGCCGAGGAGTGGCGGCCGGATTTGGTGGTGCACGAGTACCTGTGCCCGGCCGCCGCCGTGGCGGCCGGGCGGACGGGCACCCCGGCGGTGCAGCTCGGCATCGGTTTCAGCCCGTTCCCGGCATTGCGCGCGGCGATGGCGGAGGAGCTTTCCGGGCTGCTGCCCGACGGCCCGTTCGCCGCGCTGCACACCGTTCCGCCGAGCATGGCGGGCCCCGGCGCGGCGGGAGAGGCGGTGCGACCGGTGCCCTACGACGGCGGCCGGGCGTTGCCGGGGTGGCTGCGGCGGCGGCCGGCCCACCCCAGGGTCGCGGTCACGCTGGGCACGGTCTCCCCGGTGATGAGCGGCCTGGACCGGGTTCGCCGCGTCGTCGCGGCGGTGGCCGGTCTCGACGTCGAGGTCGTCCTGGCGACCGGCGACACCGACCTGGGCCCGCTGGGCACCCTGCCGCCGAACGTGGTCGCGCCGGGCTGGGTGCCGTGGTCGGCGCTGCTGTCGACGTCCGACGCGGCGATCCACCACGGCGGCTCCGGCACGACGCTGGCCGCCCTCGCGGCCGGGGTACCGCAGTTGCTGCTGCCCGACGGCTCGGACCGGCACCTCAACGCCGACGCGGTGGTCGCGCGCGGGGCGGGGTGCCGGGCCGCGGCGGACGAGATCACGCCGGGGCTCATCACCGCCCTGCTCGCCGACGAGGACGTCCACGTGGCCGCGGGCGAGGTCGCCCGCGAGATCGCCGCGATGCCGAGCCCGGCCGGGTTCGCGGCGGGGCTGGACCGGCGGACCTGA